The genome window GGAGGAGCGCTGTGATCGATCTGACGCTGCCGACCGAGACCGGCAAGAAAACCCATGAACTCGTGGCCGAGGAACTGCGTCGACGCATCGTGTCCGGTGAACTCGCCGTCGGAGAGCAACTGCCCCCTGAGGACGAGCTGAACCAGCTCTTCGGCATCGCCCGCACAACCCTGCGCGAAGCGCTTCGGGTGCTCGAGTCCCAAGGCCTCATTGAGGTTCGACGCGGCCGCGGCGGCGGGCCGGTGGTAACGAAACCCGATCTCGATCCCACTCGCACGGCGCTGGCAATCGCCCTCCAACTCGAAGGCGCCACCGTGGGCGACCTCACCGAAGTGCGCATGATGATCGAGCCGAGTGCCGCTGGAAAACTGGCCCACAAGCACACCGAGGCCGACCTCGACGCGCTGAGCGCAGCAATTCAAGCAGCTCACATCGCCGCGGAGGCCAACGACACGGCCGCGTTCGGCCAGGCAGCAGCCCGGGTACATGAGACCCTCATTGAGCGCAGCGCCAACTCCGCGCTGACCATCATCTCCCAGCTACTGCACGAGTTGGTCAGCCGCTACTACGAAGACCGCGCCGCGGTCACACCCCAGCGCATGATGCGACGAGCCGTCCGTTCATACCGGGCGCTGGTCGACTACATCGAGGACGGCGATGTTGTCGGCGCCACCGAGCACTGGCGCGGGCAAATGGCGTTCACCAGTCGGCGGACCTCCAACGAGGTGCCGATCACCTTCTCAGCCTGACGCCGCCGCCTCGTAATGGGTCACGCCCGGATTGCCACGACCAGCGCCCGATCGACCCTGGCCTTCCTAACGGCATCCACCTCGTAAGGGGTCACGCCCGGGGCTCGCGGGGAAGGCCGAGCACCCGCTCGCCCAGCAAGTTCCGCTGGATCTGATGGGTGCCCCCGGCGATGCGACTCTGTCTCGACGCGTTGACCCCGTGGCTGGCTATGTCACCATCGCGTGCGGTTGGGTCCCACGCCTGTGCCGCCGGGCCCTCGAGGTCGGCCACAAGCTCTGCCGCCTCTTGCTCCAGCGAGCCGGCCGCCATCTTCAACATCGATCCCGCCGCGCCGTTTCCCTCGCACAATGTCCGGTTCACGTACCGGCCCCGAAGGAGCTCGAGGATCCGCTCGGCGCTGACCACCCGGGCGATCCGCTGCCGAGCCACAAGGTCATCGATCCTTCCCCCTGCCCGCGCCGCGCCGATCACTTGACGGCGTCGGCGGCCATCGCCCGAGCCGCCCATGTACCCCGAGCGTTCGCCGCTCAGTGTTCCCGACGACACCGCCCAACCGCTGTTGACCTCGCCGAGCACCGCATCGGCCGCGATACGCGCCCCTTTGATGAACACCTCGTTGAAGTGCCGGCCCCCGGTTATGTCCACGAGCGGGAGCACTTGAACCCCGTCGGCGGCCATCGGCAATATGAACATCGTGATCCCCGCGTGAGGACGCTCCGCATCAGGATCAGTTCGGGCCAGCAACATCCCGAAATCAGCATCGGCGGCATACGACGACCACACCTTTTGGCCGTCGATGATCCACTCGTCGCCATCGAGGACGGCTCTGGTCCGAAGCGACACCAGATCCGAACCGGCGTCGGGCTCAGAGAACAGCTGGCACCATTGCTCGGCGCCGCTCGCGATGCCCGGAAGAAAGCGCCTCTTCTGCTCCTCGCTCCCCGATGCGAGCAGCGTGGCCTTCGCCAATGTCGAGCCCACCCCGAGGGGACGCAACGACGGCGTGTCGTGTCGCAGCAGCTCCTGGGACAGCACCCGGGCATGGGCCCGACTCAACCCCTTCCCGCCGTACTCCTCGGGCAGATCGACCCCCGCGAAGCCTGCTGCGTGCAGCTCCCGCTGAAACCGCCTTGCCTCTTCGGCCGCGGCCTCGTGGCCATCGGGGGTTCGCCCGATAGTGTCGAGCCGCTCATCGTCAGCACCGGGAGGCAGCACTCCATAGCGACCTTCCAGCCAGGCCCGAACGGCGGAGCGGAACTCCTCGACATCCATCACTATAAATAGGGTAATATTTCTTTGATCGTGCCTGCCACCTGAACCATGGCAACAGGAACCATGACAATGAGGGGGAACCGATGAGTGGCTCGTTTCAACCGCTCATGGAGCACCCAAACCGGGGCAACAAGAGCATCGGGCTAGCGCCCGAGGAGGCGGAGAGCGTCAACCGGGGAGGCCCGTCGTGGATCTCGGCATAGCCGGCCAAACCCATATCGTGTTGGGCGGCACCCGGGGCATGGGCCGCGCCACCGCTGAGATTCTCGCGGCCGAAGGCGCCCGGGTTGCCGTGTTGGGCCGAGACCCCGACCGAGCGCTCGAGGTCGCCAACGAGCTCGGGCACCGCCACAACGTCGCGGCCTTCGGCGGTGCCCTGCCCGCCAACGATGAAGCCGCGGTCGCCAATGCCATCAAGGCGGCGGTGCAGGCACTCGGACCGCTTGCGGGACTGGCGACGGTGGCGGGCCCGATGGGACCCCGCGGCGATTTCCTCGACCTCGACGACGATGCCTGGTATGAGCACCTTGAAGTCCAGTTGCTCTTGACCACTCGTGCCTGTCGCACCGCGCTCCCATACCTGATCGAAGGCGGAGGCGGCCGGATCGTGACGGTGGCGGCACACTCAGTGCGTTCCCCCAAGGCCCACCTCACGCCCTATGCCGCGGCCAAGAGCGGGGTCGTCGCGCTTACCAAATCAATCGCCAAGGCCTACGGCAACCGCGGGGTGCGAGCCAACTGTGTGTGCCCCGGCGCCATCGAGACCCACGCACTCGCTCCGGTTCGGGCCGCCGCACAAGAGCGCTACGGCGATGGCGACGGCGACCCCTTGTATGCCTTTGCCGAAGCCGAATGGGGACTGACCTCCGGCGCCCGACGACTCGGGGCGCCCCACGAGGTGGCCGAGCTGATCGTCTTCTTGCTCTCAGAACGCGCACCATACCTGTCGGGGGCAACGATCAACATCGACGGCGGCACCGACTTCTGAGGGGCTGCGTGGATAGGCGCGTGGGACGGGAGAAGAGCACCGCGGCGCGCAGACCTGGCTTATGCTGATCGAGCAGCACCAACGAAGGAGGAACCGATGAC of bacterium contains these proteins:
- a CDS encoding acyl-CoA dehydrogenase family protein; its protein translation is MDVEEFRSAVRAWLEGRYGVLPPGADDERLDTIGRTPDGHEAAAEEARRFQRELHAAGFAGVDLPEEYGGKGLSRAHARVLSQELLRHDTPSLRPLGVGSTLAKATLLASGSEEQKRRFLPGIASGAEQWCQLFSEPDAGSDLVSLRTRAVLDGDEWIIDGQKVWSSYAADADFGMLLARTDPDAERPHAGITMFILPMAADGVQVLPLVDITGGRHFNEVFIKGARIAADAVLGEVNSGWAVSSGTLSGERSGYMGGSGDGRRRRQVIGAARAGGRIDDLVARQRIARVVSAERILELLRGRYVNRTLCEGNGAAGSMLKMAAGSLEQEAAELVADLEGPAAQAWDPTARDGDIASHGVNASRQSRIAGGTHQIQRNLLGERVLGLPREPRA
- a CDS encoding SDR family oxidoreductase produces the protein MDLGIAGQTHIVLGGTRGMGRATAEILAAEGARVAVLGRDPDRALEVANELGHRHNVAAFGGALPANDEAAVANAIKAAVQALGPLAGLATVAGPMGPRGDFLDLDDDAWYEHLEVQLLLTTRACRTALPYLIEGGGGRIVTVAAHSVRSPKAHLTPYAAAKSGVVALTKSIAKAYGNRGVRANCVCPGAIETHALAPVRAAAQERYGDGDGDPLYAFAEAEWGLTSGARRLGAPHEVAELIVFLLSERAPYLSGATINIDGGTDF
- a CDS encoding GntR family transcriptional regulator, coding for MIDLTLPTETGKKTHELVAEELRRRIVSGELAVGEQLPPEDELNQLFGIARTTLREALRVLESQGLIEVRRGRGGGPVVTKPDLDPTRTALAIALQLEGATVGDLTEVRMMIEPSAAGKLAHKHTEADLDALSAAIQAAHIAAEANDTAAFGQAAARVHETLIERSANSALTIISQLLHELVSRYYEDRAAVTPQRMMRRAVRSYRALVDYIEDGDVVGATEHWRGQMAFTSRRTSNEVPITFSA